One Microbacterium esteraromaticum genomic window carries:
- a CDS encoding MFS transporter — translation MEQSPLLLWLVSDTSKGLGTTLFGFAIPLVALFVTDDPAQAGIIGGVGMGVRLISTLVGGALADRHDRILMMLVGSLIAMLVGAAFAVLASADALTFAVLLALEIVLCVRAGLFEPAGESALKQLVSDETMGRAQAANQGRDAALQLAGGPLGGVLLAAGAWVVGVVMTAAYGFAAITAWMLVRATRRTRAARGGDDGSDGDAGAMASGFATDVRPGATSGAESEGDAAAAAVAEEAPRGGMLSEIRTGFRWLFSRPDLSGVLIVITVINLGFNAASTSVVYSLQQDGHSEVVIGVISAAIGAVMLVGALVAPMLVPRVKAGTLTSLGLVVATAGVFAMSVVDAPVAIAIVFGAAVFLLPALNAAMMGYFMVATPSHLLGRANSAAGVLGMGAMPLAPLIAGFGLSWAGRTTTILFCGALCAVAALLALVNRPLRSLPSEAGWRAHAAQFEPASPVGVS, via the coding sequence GTGGAGCAATCGCCGCTACTGCTCTGGCTGGTCAGCGACACGAGCAAGGGCCTGGGCACGACGCTCTTCGGCTTCGCGATCCCGCTCGTCGCGCTCTTCGTCACCGACGACCCGGCGCAGGCCGGCATCATCGGCGGCGTCGGCATGGGCGTGCGCCTGATCAGCACGCTGGTCGGCGGCGCGCTCGCCGACCGGCACGACCGCATCCTGATGATGCTGGTCGGCTCGCTGATCGCGATGCTCGTCGGAGCGGCCTTCGCCGTGCTCGCCTCCGCCGATGCGCTCACCTTCGCCGTGCTGCTGGCCCTCGAGATCGTGCTCTGCGTGCGAGCGGGACTGTTCGAGCCGGCAGGCGAGAGCGCTCTGAAGCAGCTCGTCTCTGACGAGACGATGGGCCGCGCCCAGGCCGCCAACCAAGGCCGAGACGCCGCACTGCAGCTCGCCGGCGGACCACTGGGCGGCGTCCTGCTCGCGGCAGGAGCATGGGTGGTCGGAGTCGTGATGACGGCGGCATACGGCTTCGCCGCGATCACCGCGTGGATGCTGGTGCGCGCCACCCGTCGCACGCGAGCGGCGCGCGGAGGAGACGACGGCTCCGACGGCGACGCCGGTGCCATGGCATCCGGATTCGCGACCGACGTGCGCCCCGGCGCGACCTCCGGCGCGGAGAGCGAAGGGGATGCCGCGGCGGCGGCCGTCGCCGAGGAGGCCCCGCGCGGCGGGATGCTGAGCGAGATCCGCACCGGGTTCCGGTGGCTCTTCTCCCGCCCCGACCTCAGCGGCGTGCTGATCGTGATCACCGTCATCAACCTCGGCTTCAACGCGGCCAGCACGAGCGTCGTGTACTCCCTGCAGCAGGACGGACACTCCGAGGTCGTCATCGGGGTGATCTCAGCCGCGATCGGCGCGGTGATGCTGGTGGGCGCCCTGGTCGCGCCGATGCTCGTGCCTCGCGTCAAGGCGGGCACATTGACCTCTCTGGGCCTGGTGGTCGCGACGGCCGGGGTGTTCGCGATGAGCGTCGTCGACGCGCCGGTGGCCATCGCGATCGTGTTCGGCGCCGCGGTGTTCCTCCTTCCGGCGCTGAACGCCGCGATGATGGGCTACTTCATGGTCGCCACGCCCTCGCACCTGCTCGGGCGCGCGAACAGCGCAGCCGGAGTGCTCGGCATGGGGGCGATGCCGCTGGCTCCGCTCATCGCCGGCTTCGGCCTCTCGTGGGCAGGTCGCACGACGACCATCCTCTTCTGCGGTGCGCTGTGCGCGGTCGCCGCCCTGCTCGCCCTCGTCAACCGTCCGCTGCGCTCGCTCCCGTCCGAGGCGGGTTGGCGCGCGCATGCGGCGCAGTTCGAGCCCGCCTCACCGGTCGGGGTCTCCTGA
- a CDS encoding SRPBCC domain-containing protein, translated as MSEQITELSFTVSGRVSRPVSEVYEAVADPAQLSKYFTTGGARGRLETGADVTWDFADFPGRFPVTVVEAQAPNRIVLEWDGSDTASDTGRTRTVFEFAAIDEGTRTLITITESAWRATDAGAKSAFGNCEGWTGMLSAMKAWVEHGINLRDGFYK; from the coding sequence ATGTCGGAGCAGATCACCGAACTCTCCTTCACCGTCTCGGGTCGCGTGTCGCGGCCCGTCTCCGAGGTCTACGAAGCCGTCGCCGACCCCGCCCAGCTGTCGAAGTACTTCACCACGGGCGGCGCCCGTGGCCGCCTCGAGACGGGCGCCGATGTCACATGGGACTTCGCCGACTTTCCCGGACGCTTCCCGGTCACAGTCGTCGAGGCCCAGGCTCCGAACCGCATCGTGCTCGAATGGGACGGGTCCGACACGGCATCCGACACCGGACGCACCCGCACCGTCTTCGAGTTCGCCGCGATCGACGAGGGCACACGCACGCTCATCACGATCACCGAGAGCGCCTGGCGCGCGACCGATGCCGGCGCGAAGAGCGCCTTCGGCAACTGCGAGGGCTGGACCGGGATGCTGTCCGCAATGAAGGCATGGGTCGAACACGGCATCAACCTGCGAGACGGCTTCTACAAGTAG
- a CDS encoding ArsR/SmtB family transcription factor, with protein MSSSDGTPADDDLVFKALAAPARRRMLDALRPGELTTGELCAALPELDRTTALQHLRVLERAELVIGRRVGRERRLSLAPMPIKRIFDRWIGDYARAAVDLLDDLHR; from the coding sequence ATGTCATCGTCCGATGGAACCCCCGCCGACGACGACCTCGTCTTCAAGGCGCTGGCGGCACCGGCGAGGCGCCGGATGCTCGACGCGCTGCGCCCCGGCGAGCTGACTACGGGCGAGCTGTGCGCGGCCTTGCCCGAGCTGGATCGCACCACAGCGCTGCAGCATCTGCGGGTGCTGGAGCGGGCCGAGCTCGTGATCGGCCGCCGCGTCGGCCGGGAGCGCCGCCTCTCGCTCGCGCCGATGCCGATCAAGCGCATCTTCGACCGCTGGATCGGTGACTACGCACGCGCCGCCGTCGACCTGCTCGACGATCTCCACCGCTGA